One Candidatus Flexicrinis proximus DNA window includes the following coding sequences:
- a CDS encoding ABC transporter permease, protein MSKFILRRLLIAIPTLFAISFVVFAILDLSPTDPVGNLPLTIPAEVRQKIRESLGADDPFLVKYVKWLNQFLINEPLNILEATTGIKIGDSEGRLRYISWQTRSPIIDLIIQRVPQTLWVVGTAYVLSVLIAVPIGVLSAYKPYSIFDQVATFLAIVGYSLPTFFTGLLFIIIFSVNLHWFPSVYDTTHRVTDVASFMVQMRQIFMPTMVLALFFTAQISRFTRSSMLENMNQDYVRTARSKGLSERSVILRHALRNSLIPVVTLVALGIPQIFQGAIITEQIFRVNGLGQLLILAIQGGDLPTVQALTFVFAVLIVLFSIVADVLYALLDPRVRLE, encoded by the coding sequence GTGTCGAAATTCATCCTGCGCCGCCTTCTGATTGCGATCCCGACGCTGTTTGCGATCAGCTTCGTCGTCTTTGCCATCCTTGATCTTTCACCGACGGATCCGGTCGGCAACCTCCCGCTCACCATCCCAGCCGAAGTGCGCCAGAAAATCCGCGAGTCTCTGGGCGCGGACGATCCGTTCCTGGTCAAGTACGTGAAGTGGCTGAATCAATTTTTGATCAATGAGCCGCTCAATATTCTTGAGGCCACCACCGGCATAAAAATCGGTGACTCTGAAGGCCGCCTGCGCTATATCTCGTGGCAGACCCGCAGTCCGATCATCGATTTGATAATTCAACGCGTGCCGCAGACACTGTGGGTGGTCGGCACGGCCTATGTGTTATCCGTGCTGATTGCAGTGCCAATCGGTGTTCTGTCCGCCTATAAACCGTATTCTATCTTCGATCAGGTCGCGACGTTTCTAGCCATCGTGGGCTATTCTCTTCCGACGTTCTTTACCGGGCTGCTCTTTATCATCATATTCAGCGTCAATCTGCACTGGTTCCCTTCAGTGTATGACACGACGCACCGTGTGACAGATGTCGCCAGTTTCATGGTGCAAATGCGCCAGATCTTTATGCCAACTATGGTCCTGGCCCTCTTTTTCACCGCCCAGATCAGCCGCTTTACCCGCTCATCCATGCTCGAAAACATGAACCAGGATTACGTGCGGACGGCGCGCTCAAAGGGTCTTTCCGAGCGGTCGGTCATTCTGCGCCACGCGCTGCGTAACAGCCTGATCCCAGTAGTCACCCTGGTAGCGCTTGGCATTCCACAAATCTTTCAGGGCGCGATCATTACGGAGCAGATTTTTCGAGTCAACGGTCTCGGCCAACTGCTTATCCTCGCGATACAGGGCGGCGATCTTCCGACGGTACAGGCGTTGACCTTTGTCTTCGCGGTGCTTATCGTCCTCTTCAGTATTGTCGCCGACGTGCTTTACGCGCTCCTTGATCCACGCGTGCGCCTCGAATGA
- a CDS encoding ABC transporter permease: MTTAAKPINIRVDTAPNSLWGDVWRQFRKHKMAMVATVILLGILALILIGPFLWRIDATKVNIVDSYSDMSPAHPFGTDNLGRDTLARVMFGGRISLAIGITSMAIAMTVGSLVGLLSGYYRRLDEPLMRLTDLFLSLPLLPLLLVITMLFRDPLRKTFGTELGIFILTVTIIGVLGWMTTARLVRGEVLAIKEREFVLAARSVGTSDLGIIRRHILPNVLSPVIVAATFSIASAIITESALSFLGLGFPSDFPTWGRLLFDGKDFMTLLPALAIWPGIMISLTILCVNFIGDGLRDALDPRLRK, translated from the coding sequence ATGACGACCGCGGCAAAACCCATCAACATCCGTGTGGACACAGCCCCCAACTCGCTTTGGGGCGATGTCTGGCGGCAGTTCCGCAAACATAAAATGGCAATGGTGGCGACGGTCATCCTTTTGGGGATCCTCGCCCTTATTCTTATTGGCCCGTTTCTTTGGCGGATTGATGCGACCAAAGTCAATATTGTCGATTCGTATTCGGATATGTCGCCGGCTCACCCCTTTGGAACGGATAATCTCGGGCGCGATACACTTGCGCGGGTTATGTTTGGCGGCCGGATTTCCCTGGCCATCGGCATCACGTCTATGGCTATTGCGATGACGGTCGGATCGTTAGTGGGCTTACTGTCCGGATACTACCGGCGCCTAGATGAGCCGCTTATGCGCCTGACCGATCTGTTCTTGTCGCTCCCGCTGCTCCCGCTCCTGCTTGTCATCACCATGCTCTTTCGCGACCCATTACGCAAGACCTTCGGCACAGAGCTGGGGATCTTCATCCTGACGGTGACGATCATCGGTGTGCTGGGCTGGATGACGACAGCGCGCCTGGTCCGCGGCGAGGTACTTGCCATCAAGGAACGCGAATTTGTCCTTGCGGCACGCAGTGTCGGGACCTCCGACCTGGGGATTATTCGCAGGCATATTCTGCCAAACGTACTCAGCCCTGTGATTGTTGCGGCGACGTTCAGTATTGCCAGCGCAATCATCACAGAATCCGCGCTATCGTTCTTGGGTCTGGGGTTCCCCTCGGACTTTCCCACCTGGGGGCGGCTGCTGTTCGACGGCAAGGACTTCATGACCCTGCTGCCCGCGCTGGCAATTTGGCCAGGCATCATGATATCGCTGACGATCCTTTGTGTTAATTTCATTGGCGATGGCCTCCGGGACGCGCTAGATCCGCGACTGCGCAAGTAG
- a CDS encoding aldehyde dehydrogenase family protein, which yields MHFPPPLDSLSAIENMVLEKYVETVNFSRGNEIFHAGDAPDGCYIIDEGVVRIESDKEGSDPDDHDNVLAFLETGTFLGELSLLDRLPRSATAIAQSDIVVRRISFDGFNALVKDFPQIGVSLVSALGRAASLKLRSTTERLDNLIGSKFDAAVETMLTKAEDAQREIIGWSEERIDTLLGALAMAFAEQAEALAEAAVAETEIGNVVDKTLKNKVASLGVFDSLMGRRGYGLLDHDVTRNVVEMASPVGIIFGLVPVTNPTSTFIFKTLISIKSRNALILSPNRKALESCTMAGEIVHRVLREHGAPTDLVQWIKGRNSRKQVVTFMSHKKVGLVLATGGPSVVKAAYSSGNPAIGVGSGNAPALICADADIEHAAASIVTSKSFDHGLICGSEHNLVVLDSVYDSLVDALERSGAAVLNDHEGVQFALSAVDLGRGIFKEEVIGRSAAGSAAAAGIERPFPIRLIVVPMGEVDLDNPFSREKMAPILSLFRVPDFDTGLKVSRELLEVDGRGHTAIIHTRDEALIQRFAMLMPASRILINSPGAHGVVGMTTGLIPSLTLGCGTFGHTSTTDNVTYTHMMNVKRLAYYAPERLAQLNGAL from the coding sequence ATGCATTTTCCACCACCGCTGGACTCGCTCTCCGCTATCGAAAACATGGTGCTTGAGAAATACGTGGAGACGGTCAATTTCTCCCGAGGCAATGAAATCTTCCACGCCGGTGATGCCCCCGACGGATGCTACATCATCGACGAAGGTGTAGTCCGTATCGAGTCTGACAAAGAGGGGAGCGATCCCGACGATCACGACAACGTGCTGGCGTTCCTTGAGACCGGGACGTTCCTTGGGGAGCTCAGCCTTCTTGACCGCCTGCCGCGCAGCGCCACCGCAATTGCCCAGAGCGATATCGTGGTACGGCGGATCTCCTTCGATGGCTTTAATGCCCTGGTGAAAGATTTCCCCCAAATCGGCGTTTCGCTGGTGAGCGCGCTGGGACGCGCGGCTTCGCTCAAACTCCGCTCGACGACTGAACGGCTGGATAACCTGATCGGTTCGAAGTTCGATGCGGCTGTTGAGACCATGTTGACCAAGGCTGAGGATGCCCAGCGCGAGATCATCGGATGGTCGGAAGAGCGCATCGATACCCTGCTGGGTGCCCTGGCTATGGCATTTGCCGAACAGGCTGAAGCGCTGGCCGAGGCGGCGGTTGCTGAGACTGAAATAGGCAATGTGGTCGACAAAACTCTGAAGAATAAAGTCGCCAGTCTTGGCGTGTTTGATTCACTGATGGGCCGGCGCGGTTACGGCCTTCTGGATCATGATGTAACGCGAAATGTTGTCGAGATGGCCAGCCCGGTCGGCATCATCTTCGGGCTTGTCCCCGTTACCAATCCAACTTCGACCTTCATCTTCAAAACCCTGATTTCGATCAAGTCCCGCAATGCGCTGATCCTGAGTCCAAATCGCAAGGCGCTTGAGTCCTGCACGATGGCGGGGGAAATTGTGCACCGAGTCCTGCGCGAACACGGCGCGCCGACGGATCTCGTTCAATGGATCAAGGGGCGTAATTCGCGCAAGCAGGTTGTTACGTTCATGAGCCACAAGAAGGTCGGCCTAGTCCTGGCGACCGGCGGTCCCAGCGTTGTGAAAGCCGCTTATAGTTCTGGCAACCCGGCCATCGGTGTTGGCTCGGGAAATGCTCCTGCCCTGATTTGCGCTGACGCGGACATTGAACATGCCGCGGCAAGCATCGTGACCAGCAAGTCCTTCGATCATGGCCTGATCTGTGGGTCGGAACACAATCTGGTGGTCCTCGACAGCGTTTACGACTCCCTGGTTGACGCGCTGGAGCGCAGTGGCGCAGCTGTCCTGAACGACCACGAGGGTGTGCAGTTTGCATTATCCGCCGTGGACCTGGGACGCGGGATCTTCAAGGAAGAAGTCATCGGCCGCTCGGCAGCCGGCTCGGCCGCTGCGGCTGGCATCGAACGCCCATTTCCCATTCGACTGATTGTCGTGCCTATGGGCGAAGTTGATCTCGATAACCCTTTCTCGCGCGAGAAAATGGCCCCAATCCTAAGCCTCTTCCGTGTACCTGACTTCGATACAGGGTTGAAGGTCAGCCGCGAGCTGCTGGAAGTCGACGGTCGCGGACACACTGCCATTATCCACACCCGCGACGAGGCTCTTATACAGCGCTTTGCGATGTTAATGCCCGCCAGCCGCATCCTGATTAACTCGCCCGGTGCTCACGGCGTGGTGGGCATGACGACCGGACTGATCCCATCTCTGACACTCGGTTGTGGTACCTTTGGCCACACCTCCACAACCGATAACGTGACATACACCCACATGATGAATGTCAAACGATTGGCGTACTATGCGCCTGAGCGCCTCGCGCAGCTCAACGGTGCGTTGTAA
- a CDS encoding acyl carrier protein, with product MASMNDVKTLIADQLGLDDGDVQPDSRIVEDLGAESSDVANIMAAIQDRYGIKVSEDQIAKFITVSDVYLGIQQHSK from the coding sequence ATGGCTTCAATGAACGACGTAAAAACTTTGATTGCAGATCAGCTGGGACTGGACGATGGGGATGTGCAGCCCGATTCGCGGATTGTCGAGGACCTCGGAGCAGAATCGTCGGACGTAGCGAATATCATGGCCGCTATCCAGGACCGCTATGGCATCAAGGTTTCTGAAGACCAGATCGCCAAGTTCATCACCGTCAGTGATGTCTATCTCGGTATTCAACAGCACAGCAAGTAA
- a CDS encoding peptide ABC transporter substrate-binding protein gives MRKSSLRVASLLLILAMAMGTVGFNVVAQEGDTLNILYWQAVSTLNAYLSGGTKDIEAASLVTEPLARYNELGEMVPWLVDEIPTVANGGVSEDLTSITWTLKEGLLWSDGTPFTADDVVFTWEYCVHPEGGCNALSSYTDVVSVEAVDARTVKVTFGVAKPFPYGPFVGAEAPVIQKAQFEACIGAAAQSCVDQNFAPVGTGPFVVESFLPNDVVTFVANPNYREPGKPYFQRVVFKGGGDAESAARAVLETGEFDYAWNLQVLPQILAGMAAAGQGVVVSSYGTSVERIHVNQTNPDPDLGDLRSVFVEDGTNAHPFLTNPVIWQAMSKAIDRGLLATQLYGAAGQPTCNLLPAPAAYASPNNEDCLVQDIAAANAMLDEAGILDTDGDGVREYNGVPLRVLYATSTNAVRQATQALVKDWWAQIGVEAELKNTDAGVYFGNDLASPDTYGKFYADVQMFTNNFSGTDPEGYMSDWICGEMPSPDNGWLGNNISRFCNPEYDNLVMQMSQTAVLEERAALAIAMNDMIVQSGAIIALVHRGDVSAHSNSLEGVLMNSWDSELWNAADWTRGGM, from the coding sequence ATGCGGAAATCAAGCTTACGAGTCGCAAGCCTGCTGCTCATCCTCGCGATGGCAATGGGCACCGTCGGGTTTAACGTCGTCGCGCAGGAAGGCGACACCCTCAACATTCTGTATTGGCAGGCTGTTTCGACCCTCAACGCCTATCTGTCTGGTGGCACGAAGGACATCGAAGCGGCTTCACTAGTCACGGAGCCGCTGGCCCGTTATAACGAGCTCGGTGAAATGGTACCGTGGCTGGTCGATGAGATTCCAACCGTTGCCAACGGCGGCGTGTCGGAAGATCTCACCAGTATCACCTGGACCCTGAAAGAGGGATTGCTGTGGTCTGACGGTACGCCGTTCACTGCGGACGATGTGGTCTTCACATGGGAATACTGCGTCCATCCGGAAGGCGGCTGTAACGCACTTTCAAGCTACACCGACGTTGTTTCGGTCGAAGCCGTCGATGCGCGTACGGTTAAGGTGACCTTCGGCGTTGCCAAGCCGTTCCCGTATGGTCCGTTTGTCGGCGCGGAAGCCCCGGTCATTCAGAAGGCCCAGTTTGAGGCGTGCATTGGTGCTGCCGCCCAGAGCTGTGTCGACCAGAACTTCGCTCCGGTCGGTACCGGTCCGTTCGTCGTTGAGTCGTTCCTGCCCAACGATGTTGTGACCTTCGTCGCCAACCCGAACTACCGCGAACCTGGCAAGCCTTACTTCCAGCGCGTCGTCTTCAAGGGCGGCGGTGACGCGGAATCGGCTGCCCGTGCAGTCCTCGAAACCGGCGAGTTCGACTATGCGTGGAACCTGCAGGTTCTGCCGCAGATTCTCGCTGGGATGGCGGCGGCGGGGCAGGGTGTTGTGGTCTCGTCCTACGGCACCAGTGTCGAGCGTATTCATGTCAACCAGACCAATCCTGATCCCGACCTCGGCGATCTTCGGTCGGTCTTTGTTGAGGATGGTACGAATGCCCACCCGTTCCTGACCAACCCGGTCATCTGGCAGGCGATGTCGAAGGCGATTGACCGCGGTCTGCTCGCAACGCAATTGTACGGCGCTGCTGGCCAGCCGACCTGCAATCTGCTCCCCGCCCCGGCAGCCTATGCCTCGCCCAACAACGAAGACTGCCTCGTTCAGGACATCGCAGCGGCAAACGCGATGCTTGACGAAGCCGGCATTCTCGATACCGATGGCGACGGCGTCCGTGAATACAACGGTGTCCCACTGCGCGTGCTGTACGCAACCTCGACCAATGCCGTCCGTCAGGCGACGCAGGCGCTGGTGAAGGATTGGTGGGCACAGATCGGTGTTGAAGCCGAACTTAAGAACACCGATGCCGGCGTGTACTTCGGCAACGATCTTGCCAGCCCGGACACCTACGGCAAGTTCTATGCCGACGTCCAGATGTTCACCAACAACTTCAGCGGCACTGACCCCGAAGGCTACATGTCTGACTGGATTTGCGGCGAAATGCCGTCCCCGGACAATGGCTGGTTGGGCAACAACATCTCGCGCTTCTGCAACCCGGAATACGACAACCTGGTCATGCAGATGTCGCAGACAGCGGTTCTCGAGGAACGTGCAGCGCTGGCGATCGCCATGAACGATATGATCGTTCAGAGTGGGGCCATCATTGCGCTGGTGCACCGCGGCGATGTCTCGGCTCATAGCAACTCGCTCGAAGGTGTCCTGATGAACAGCTGGGACTCTGAACTGTGGAACGCAGCTGACTGGACGCGCGGCGGCATGTAA
- a CDS encoding glycoside hydrolase family 3 C-terminal domain-containing protein, translated as MEHKPAIASTSPTVESLINQMTLEEKVGQMTQVEKNSLTPNDVTTYFIGSVLSGGGGVPNPNTPEKWVQMVRSFQDAALATRLAIPLVYGVDAVHGHNNVKDAVIFPHNNALGCTRDPELVREIARITASELLATGVHWDFAPAVSVPQDIRWGRSYEGFSEDTGIVTELATAYINGLQDSGNRVLGSVKHFLGDGGTRWGTTRTYDWLAGNFQAPGDSFKIDQGDNQDSEADLRRVHLAPYRAAIDAGAINIMVSFSSWQGLKMHAHKYLLTDVLKGEMGFQGFLVSDWMAVHQLDRDFYTAVVSAINAGVDMVMVPFDFKSFITTLMLAVHNGDVSMARIDDAVRRILQAKVWMGMFENPFGLPETVSSVGSEAHREVARKSVHKSVVLLRNELGALPLHKGARILVGGRGADNIGMQCGGWTIDWQGSHGAITRGKSIVTGMRELVDDPSQIAHSVDGTFAGGMKIEIGVAVVGETPYAEGLGDNGSLTLPQEDIDLIDRMRQQCEKLVVILLSGRPLIVSDIIEKADAFVAAWQPGSEAIGVADLLFGDVPFSGKLSFSWPRSIEQVPLSALKQHPDGPLFPLGFGLT; from the coding sequence ATGGAACACAAACCCGCTATTGCCTCAACTTCCCCAACTGTTGAGAGTCTGATCAACCAGATGACTCTCGAAGAAAAAGTCGGCCAGATGACCCAGGTCGAGAAGAATAGTCTGACTCCCAACGACGTGACGACCTATTTCATCGGGTCGGTATTGAGCGGTGGAGGCGGCGTCCCGAACCCGAACACCCCGGAGAAATGGGTGCAGATGGTCCGCAGCTTCCAGGACGCCGCACTGGCGACCAGACTGGCGATTCCACTGGTGTATGGCGTCGATGCAGTACATGGACATAACAATGTCAAGGATGCGGTCATTTTCCCGCATAATAATGCGCTTGGCTGCACGCGTGACCCGGAACTCGTACGAGAAATCGCCCGGATCACCGCAAGTGAACTCCTCGCCACCGGCGTACACTGGGACTTTGCCCCGGCAGTATCGGTGCCGCAGGATATTCGCTGGGGACGGTCTTACGAGGGATTCAGCGAAGATACCGGCATCGTCACCGAATTGGCGACCGCCTATATCAACGGCCTGCAGGACAGTGGAAACCGCGTCCTCGGATCTGTAAAGCACTTTTTGGGAGACGGCGGAACCCGGTGGGGGACAACACGAACCTATGATTGGCTTGCGGGCAATTTCCAGGCTCCAGGAGACAGCTTCAAGATCGATCAGGGCGATAATCAGGACAGTGAGGCCGACCTTCGCCGCGTTCACCTGGCTCCCTATCGTGCGGCGATCGACGCCGGCGCGATCAATATCATGGTCTCCTTCTCCAGTTGGCAGGGCTTGAAGATGCACGCCCACAAGTACCTCCTGACCGACGTACTCAAGGGCGAGATGGGCTTCCAGGGGTTTCTCGTCTCCGACTGGATGGCCGTGCACCAGCTTGACCGCGACTTCTATACCGCTGTTGTTAGCGCGATCAACGCTGGGGTCGATATGGTTATGGTCCCATTTGACTTCAAATCGTTCATCACCACCCTGATGCTGGCCGTCCACAACGGCGACGTTTCGATGGCGCGCATCGACGATGCGGTACGTCGCATCCTGCAGGCTAAGGTCTGGATGGGCATGTTTGAAAACCCCTTCGGACTTCCGGAAACGGTCAGTTCGGTCGGTTCAGAGGCACATCGTGAAGTGGCCCGCAAGTCCGTCCACAAGTCCGTGGTTTTATTAAGGAATGAGTTGGGAGCGCTCCCACTTCATAAGGGCGCGCGCATTCTGGTGGGGGGGCGCGGCGCGGATAACATCGGCATGCAATGCGGTGGCTGGACCATAGACTGGCAGGGCTCACACGGCGCAATTACCCGTGGCAAATCGATTGTGACCGGAATGCGCGAACTAGTCGATGATCCATCCCAGATCGCGCACAGCGTGGACGGGACGTTTGCAGGCGGCATGAAGATTGAGATTGGAGTGGCCGTCGTGGGCGAAACACCCTATGCCGAGGGACTTGGCGACAACGGATCACTGACCCTTCCCCAGGAAGATATCGACCTGATCGACCGCATGCGCCAGCAGTGCGAAAAACTCGTCGTCATTTTGCTTTCGGGGCGCCCGCTCATCGTCAGCGACATCATCGAGAAAGCCGACGCATTTGTCGCCGCATGGCAGCCAGGCAGCGAGGCGATCGGCGTGGCCGATCTGTTATTCGGCGATGTGCCATTCAGCGGCAAGCTCTCTTTCTCGTGGCCGCGCAGCATCGAACAGGTTCCGCTGTCAGCGCTCAAACAGCACCCGGACGGGCCACTATTCCCGCTTGGTTTCGGTCTCACATAG